Proteins encoded within one genomic window of Pseudalkalibacillus sp. SCS-8:
- a CDS encoding YheC/YheD family protein: MGTAQLIPIRDEAGTVLFAPVSQFRAWVQNRSFPTKIRYGQKVIPLSIQPHPDQEEYYMMTKGLYHQLGLLKKQSHHIIEGDQEIQIGPVVGIYTAGFTSNQHHPFGDRTKMFAKMLKAARRTGVTCYVFGSHHIDWDRKSISGYVYDDSGWKRHDFPFPAIVYDRLPNRRIERLALSVETKSKLQAENVIWFNPGFFDKGTIHEMLKTDPSVKHYLPMTIQSPGMDELETLLKRYQSIYLKPKDGSLGNGIQQIIKRRNDPYYYIRFRKEDTNRLRRYSSLKRLIRKQFPAGLEDYLAQQGIQLLSWNGDPIDFRVHTNRNREGEWEVSALAAKLAGSNSITTHITSGGKTLSLSELIHDLGKSSTMVLQLKEAAIKISKALTGQMEGIIGEIGFDLGVDEQGDIWMFEANAKPGRSIFSNPNLNAYDKKTVIMPFEFCLYLFENIVQRQVPMKQ, translated from the coding sequence ATGGGTACAGCTCAGCTCATTCCAATCAGAGATGAGGCGGGGACCGTTTTATTTGCCCCTGTTTCCCAGTTTCGTGCATGGGTGCAGAACCGATCTTTCCCGACGAAGATCAGGTATGGACAGAAGGTGATTCCACTCTCTATCCAACCTCATCCGGATCAGGAAGAGTATTATATGATGACCAAGGGGCTTTACCATCAGCTTGGGCTATTGAAAAAACAATCTCATCATATCATTGAGGGCGATCAAGAAATACAAATCGGTCCGGTAGTGGGGATATACACTGCAGGATTCACGAGCAATCAACATCACCCTTTCGGCGACCGCACAAAAATGTTCGCCAAGATGTTGAAGGCAGCCCGCCGCACAGGCGTGACCTGTTATGTCTTTGGCTCTCATCATATCGACTGGGACAGGAAGAGCATTTCTGGGTATGTGTATGATGATAGCGGATGGAAACGACATGACTTCCCCTTCCCTGCAATTGTCTACGATCGCCTTCCGAATCGGAGAATCGAAAGGTTAGCTCTCTCAGTCGAAACGAAAAGCAAACTGCAAGCTGAAAACGTCATCTGGTTCAATCCAGGTTTTTTCGACAAAGGGACTATTCATGAAATGTTAAAAACAGACCCCTCCGTCAAACATTATCTGCCTATGACAATCCAATCGCCTGGGATGGATGAATTGGAGACCCTTCTGAAACGGTACCAGAGCATTTATCTTAAACCGAAGGATGGCAGTCTGGGCAACGGTATCCAGCAAATCATCAAACGGAGGAACGACCCTTACTACTACATCCGTTTCAGAAAAGAGGATACGAACCGCTTGCGTCGGTACTCCAGTTTGAAAAGACTGATCCGTAAACAATTCCCTGCAGGTTTAGAAGATTATTTGGCCCAGCAAGGCATCCAACTCCTCAGCTGGAATGGAGATCCTATCGATTTCAGAGTTCATACGAATCGAAACAGGGAAGGCGAGTGGGAAGTCAGTGCGTTAGCGGCGAAATTGGCAGGATCAAATAGCATAACGACCCACATTACGAGCGGCGGCAAGACATTGAGTCTCTCAGAGCTCATCCACGATTTAGGAAAGTCGAGCACGATGGTCCTTCAATTGAAGGAAGCTGCGATAAAGATCAGCAAGGCATTGACCGGACAGATGGAAGGCATCATCGGAGAGATCGGATTTGATCTTGGCGTTGATGAACAAGGGGATATATGGATGTTTGAGGCCAATGCAAAACCCGGAAGAAGCATTTTCAGTAATCCGAACCTGAATGCGTATGATAAAAAAACTGTCATTATGCCTTTTGAATTTTGTCTTTACTTATTTGAGAACATCGTCCAAAGGCAGGTTCCGATGAAACAATGA